AGAaagttaaaagcagtggacactattggtaattactcaaaataattattagcataaaaccttacttggtgaagagtaatagggagaggttgatggtacaaaacattatgagaaacggctccctctgaagtgacatagtttttgagaaagaagtatttttccacgaatttgatttcgagacctcagatttagaacttgaggtctcgaaatcaaccatctaaacacacacaacttcgtgtgacaagggtttttcttctttcattattatctcgcaacttcgacgaccaattgagctcaaattttcacaggtttgttatatatgcgtatgttgagattgatcaagtgagaacactggtctttgacaattaccaatagtgtccagtgtctttaaaaagcgcCACTACAtcaagaacgcagcgcattaGACACAGGGTTCACAAGCGCATTAGACACAGGGTTCACAAGCTATTTGATATACTTCTTGAATTCGCATATGAgtcagatttttttatttatgtattgaaTGAATATAGTATAATTATGGGGAGCAAAATGAGAAAGATGCGACTTGATACAGACTTGAGAAGTTTGATAGAGTTAGGTTCCAGGAGGCGAGTAGTGTCAGATTCTGAGCGAATGCGAGCGACCAGTCCGGTGGGGAGACAGGCAAGGATAAATAGCCAGGATTTGTGTTGTTGAGGCATTAAACCAAGATCTCTGTTACTTTCCCCAAGTTCTAAGAAAAAACGGGGAAAAGAATCCAACCCGATCTGTAAAGTATACTGAGAACATTGCttcatacacatcggtgtaaataGGGTTAGCGCGAAAGTGAGATTTTGCTTTCGGGGATCGGGGTGGAATGGGGTTCATGCAGTATCTTTCTTAGCCTAATTCTTTGCTTTTGTAGTAGTGCTCTCACAGACTGTAGATTACAATACGTCAGTTGATGATTCAACCTCTACTCTACACAGAAGCTTCACTCCTCAACGTTACAAAatgaagtttaaaggcagtggacactaattattggtatttattcaaaaaatttttttttgcataaaaccttacttggtaacaagaaatggggagaggcgagtacaaaacattgtgagaaacggctccctctgtgacgcagttttcgagcaagaaatAACTTccctacgaatttgatttcgagacctcagaatttgaatttgaggtctcgaaatcaagcttctggaagcatacaacttcgtgagGCAAGggtattatttttctttcatagttatctcgcattTTATGCAtgtcttgagatacaccaagtaagtagactggtctttgacatttaccaatagtgtccagagtctttaatatCCAAAAACGATgtcataaagaaacaaataaacaacatcaaCACATTTATAACTTCATTTCTTTACTTCTTTCATTTCTTTATTCCTTATTCTTAACTCTTAATTCTTTCCAGTGGTGGTGCAGCTATAGCCAATGGCATTTATATAACTTAGTAAAAGCAACCCCTTCGTCTCACCTCTTCTTTAAGTTACCCATAGTGCATCATAAACTGATGTGTTTCACAGAGAGCAACCCATattactctcttaatgtaaaagagtgaaaaagcactctttgaagagccatataaggacaactctttttcgagtggtcttccacttagattgaattttgcatctttttgagtgatttttcactctgtcctggagtgaaacccctctcaaagagtaaaataaacactttttttgttttaaagagccttatggaggacagctcgaaatgtaaagagtggtgttttgcactcttttacatttagagagtaggcAAACCTTCCATAGCGTATTAGACGCCATGACATCAATAATCGATACCAAACACAACCAGAAAAACACCCCCACGTTAAAGATGCATTACGGGAAACTTACCAACCGAATTCATATGCCATAAAAGAATGCGTTTACAAGGGGGACCCGCCTCCAAGCAATTCAGTCACGTGATGACCCTGTTGCATAGCTAATTTCTATGATTCAATAATTTAAACACCTAAATGAAAAGGAAAGTTATTGAAAGAGTcactttgtgtgtgtgttttacaTTGTGCACATGTTAGGAATTGATGTTAGGAATTAGCAACATGGAAAGAAAACGAGGAAGGTGAAGTTTGCGtagatttagttttttttctaaatactGGAATTTAAGACTACAGCCCTAACAAATTTGTAATAAGTTTTTATACTCACGATCAACAACTTTGCatagcttttttttttggtacaGAAAGTTCTGTGTATAAGGAACTTTTCTATCACATTAAACGTGTGAGgtgtattttgttcatttgcGTGTAAATTACCCACAAAGCGTATTGGACCTTAGAAATTGTATTAACATTTTGAAAGAGTTTTAGGCTTGTTCATGAGCCCATTGCTTACTACTAATGCTAAGGAAAACATGTGTAAAAACGCACTTTAAATCACCAAGTGTGAATGTACCAAAACGGTCGTGTTTTGGGCTGTTTGGTATCCCGACTCCAACTACTGCTACACTAGAAACAGTTATTGTTAAAGCCCATCTTGGACTAGGGTCTCAACCATGGATAGACCTGTTGAGTGTGCCCATTAGGTATAACCAAAGTTGGGTCGATTATCATATTGGGCAGTTTAATGGTGCGATCTGGTTTGTTCGGCTGAAGAGACGATGAGATGAATCGAAAGTGTTGCTAATGATGACGACCCCTTGGCAATTCATGACGTCATCGAGGCATGCTTTCAGAAGACCttcagaagaagaacaaaaagagAACATTATTTATTACCAAGTATTAAAAAGGAAATCTGACCATAGGCAAGTTAATCAAGAGGTCGCatgttcaaatcccgctctagttaACTGTTCTTTGTGCGACCTCAAGTTAGGAAAAACAAATGACGACAGAAGACCTTTCAACATTCTTTTTTGTAAAAGCTCTTCATGgtactcgataatgttgcaagcactacaAATTATGCTTtggcaaaaaattgaaatgtgaCCAAAAGTCGTTTGAAAAAGTACAAGTTTTTGGAAAATGGTGTTAGTCGGAGAGGAGAATATAATTAtagacaaaaaataaaaaaaattcgtTTTGTAAATTCGTTACTAATGTACTCGCCTttggctcgtacattctatcaATGAATCTACACGACTTTCCCCTCAATTGATTGACTTACTTAAACACATATTTTGCCGACCTCGAACTCGGTGATGCAAGAGTCGGGTTCCGATCCGAGTACGTCTGCGAGGGTGAAAGAACAGGAGTTACTAGACCCGTTGTCCTTGCAGTAGTCAGCAATCTGTGATCTCAGGTCTCCGTCGTTTCCGGCGCATTCGCCGTCCAAGAACAAGACGGCATTGTCGACGATCAAGTGCTTAGAGCCGCAGTCCAGGTTTACCGTACTACCGGGTTGGTAGGAAGTGgctgaaatcaaaataaaaaggacACTTAAATTcactgggtggatttcacaaagagttcagaccAGTTTTATCTTTCGGATGAGTCGGTCGTCCTACACTTAGAACGAGTCTTAAGTTgttaataactcctaaagagtcctgtgactagtcctaaattaggactatatatacctttttttattttttatttttttatttattaaagaccagtattatcacttggtgtatctcaacattggtTAGTTCAGATAGTATACAGTATaaggcccattttcatggagctgctaaagGCACTCAGGGAGCTGCTAAAGGCACTCGGGAAGCCTgatggtattgtcaaagaccagttttctcacttggtgtatcccaacataattatgcagaaaataacaaatctgtaaaaatttaggctcaatgatggtcatcaaaattgcaggaaaatatgaaagaaaaacacccttgttgcacattaaGCGCTCTCAAATGTATGCATGAGAAAgtctttaggcctgaagcctttcacagattcaaatattttatttagaaagtacttctttctcaaaaactaagttacataacttcagagggagtcgtttctcacaatgttttataacatcaacagctctccactgctcgataccaagtaaaaTTGTATGCTGATATTTTGAGTTAGCCTataccaaacgtatccagtgcctttaacagtatAAATTCATCAATGTCGAATTTATGTTAAgaatttttaaagacattgctGTCAAGAATAATCATTATAGAAAGTCAATAATCTCTACAAAGCCATAACTGTTGCCGACAAattatttagaagaaaaaaaattaataaaatgtttgtCAATTTTGCAGCAAGGTGTTGTACCGAACATAAATCAAGTAGTATCAAAACTTTAGAAAAACAAACGGACTCATATTAGAGTCGTTTGCCATGATTTTGGCAGCAAGAAGGCATTACAGAGCATAAATCAATTCATAATCAAAGTCAATAATTTCTACAATAAAGCCATAACTGTACCTAACTGACAACATATTTAGAAACACAAAGGAATGGGTTCGTGAATTTTGCAGCAAGGTATCATAGAGCTTTAATCAAGTCAAACATTTACAGTTTAAAACCAAGTAACTAATACTAGAGTTGGTGTAGTTAAAAGCAGGCGTttcatttcagaactgagaaggaagtctcctgaattcagAACTTCTACTCCTACTCCACGGGTAgttgaatataaagcaagacaagttctcaaaagaagtCTATCTAGCAAGCagatacacacacggtgttaccgcaaatcaaaACTATAACAAATATTGTTATACTCAcatgttgatttttggaatccGTAAACACTGCAGACAAGTGCGAGGCAAATGATGATGGCGCTAAGACGAGACATCGTGGCTGAGTGATGCGTTGAATACGGCAGcaggcaaactgtgtacaaatcttGCTGAGTTGTCTTCAGTTGAATGTGTAAATACTGCTTGCATCCGCTCCTTTATATAGAAAACGACTACTTATAGCCCCGCCCCTAACAGTGTGATTCAGCCAATAGGGAGCTTAGCAGTGATCACAACAGAGACAGAACGCTGGCACTTTTGACAAATCAGAATGCGTGGATACTTTCGTACAGGTGgcttttgaccaatcagaatgcgTACAATTATCGTTCGTACATGTGGCTTCTCAATACAAACTGATGCCATGGTGGTGTATATTACGTTGGTGTTTATTTATAGTTACAACAAGAAGCACGATATGTATTTAGTTAAGTTCTCACCCACCTTGGTAAAATGCTCACATCTGTCTATTAATTAGTGATATTATTTGTTGAATGAATTTGATATCTGACACATTAGAGATGAACGTGACGCGTTTGTGCCTTTCGCCAGATGGTGAATGTTTCCTTGTCAAGTTTGATAGTGTCACACACCAATGGTCTCTCGCACAAAGTGCTTCGTTCTcgtgtaaagacactggacactattggttattactcaaaataattgtcagcataaaaaattacttggggctgttggcagtataaaacattgtgaggaacggctccctctgaagtaacgtaggatAACGTAGGGTAACGTAAATAATTTTCAAcgagtttgggttcgagtccaaagaattagattatgaggtctcaaaatcaagcatcttcgtgtgacaatggtgtatcttgtaacttcgacgaccaattgaggtcaaattttcgcaggttttgttatgttatgcatatgttgaaatacaccacatcagaagacttgtctttgacaactaccaaaggtgtccagtgtccagtgtctttaaaggcactggacacgttgggTAATTACTCCAAGTTAGtagatttgcatcggggataaatatatattagtttttggttttaaccatatacaccgatgtgtgtgtaagcgctgtatactcagtatctCCCGAGTTATGTGCAAAACAGTTACAGGCAcgttactcggtgggattctaTAGCAGTTTCATACCTGCTAGACCAACGAGATTCCCCGGTACCTAGAGCCAAAATAGCAAAacaacttacttagtaacgagcaacagagagatgttgatagtataaaacattctaacaaacgactccctctggagtaaagtggtatttgagaaaaacttctcactcaaatttatTTGAAATCGAGAAAGACTTCATGCTTGAAGCCTTTCCCagaaatctgaaagcacacaaatttgtgcaactatACAGGGTTTTTTCTgccactattttcttgcaacttcgatgaccaattaagcccaaattttgaaagttttgttattttaatcatatgttggaatacttcaagtgggaatactggtctttgacaattaccaaacgtgtacagtacCTTTAAAAGCTTCCGAGCGATACTGTGGGCTCTATCCaccaaatcaaacaatcaaacgCGGCGTGTAGGGTTGAAAAATCATTGATAAGCATTCTCAAGTAAAAaactcattattttcttaaagtgagaaactggtcttcgacaattacaaTAAcgtgtccagcagccgatttcacgaaacgctaggattaatcctatctccagttaggacgagtaacccgtcctaac
Above is a genomic segment from Asterias rubens chromosome 10, eAstRub1.3, whole genome shotgun sequence containing:
- the LOC117295280 gene encoding uncharacterized protein LOC117295280 — its product is MSRLSAIIICLALVCSVYGFQKSTSTSYQPGSTVNLDCGSKHLIVDNAVLFLDGECAGNDGDLRSQIADYCKDNGSSNSCSFTLADVLGSEPDSCITEFEVGKICV